The DNA sequence TGTCCATGCCGCCCAATACCATCAGCCGCCGCCTGCAATCGCTGGAGGCCGCCATGGGCGTGCGGCTGCTGCAGCGTTCTACGCGCCAGCTCAACATGACCGCCGCCGGTCGCGAATTCTTCGAGCGCTGCGCGCCGGGCCTGGAGGACATCGAGCACGCCAGTACCAGCCTCACCGAAAGCCAGGGCGAGCCGGCCGGCAGCCTGCGGGTGGCGGCACCGGTGGACTTTTTCGACAATTTTTCCATCGAGTGGATGCATGAATTCATGCGTCTCTATCCCAAGGTGCAGTTGGAATTCGTGCTCAACGACGGGCGCGCCGACCTGATTGCCGAGGGTATCGACCTGGCCTTTCGCGGCGGGGTGTTGCCGGACTCCAGCCTGGTGGCCAGGAAGCTGGTGCAAAGCCACCTGGCGCTCATTGCCAGCCCGCGCTACCTGGAGCGCGAGGGCAGCCCGCAGACCCTGGCCGACCTGGTCGGCCACGCTTGCCTGGCGACCTCGCAAGCGCCGCAGCATACGGTCTGGAAGCTGGAAGGCCCGCATGGGCCCCAAAGCGTGCGGGTGGCGCCGCGGCTGTGCATCAATACCGCCCAGGGGCAGTTGCGGGCGGCGCGCGCCGGGCTGGGGATTGCCTTGCTGCCCACCATGCTGGCCTCGGAGGATTTGCGCAATGGCACGCTGGTCAATATCCTGCCGGACTACCAGCGCGACACCATGG is a window from the Herbaspirillum rubrisubalbicans genome containing:
- a CDS encoding LysR family transcriptional regulator, encoding MLDLNDIWLFVHVVRAGSFAAAGRRLSMPPNTISRRLQSLEAAMGVRLLQRSTRQLNMTAAGREFFERCAPGLEDIEHASTSLTESQGEPAGSLRVAAPVDFFDNFSIEWMHEFMRLYPKVQLEFVLNDGRADLIAEGIDLAFRGGVLPDSSLVARKLVQSHLALIASPRYLEREGSPQTLADLVGHACLATSQAPQHTVWKLEGPHGPQSVRVAPRLCINTAQGQLRAARAGLGIALLPTMLASEDLRNGTLVNILPDYQRDTMGFYAVYVHRRQLPSAVSALIEFFADKLERGIADKGAQACQRHLEDQAKGAAMPEKAAA